The sequence TTGCTGTGGATCCTGGGAAGGACTGGGAGTGGGGCAAGGATGACACGGACAATGTAATGTTGGCAAGGTAGGATCACTATGAGGCTTTTTACAGTCTCCTCCTTGTAAGGCAGCCCTCCATGAGTTATTCTATGCGAAACCCTCCCATGCACTTAGGCCTATAGAGACCTGGCACCAGTGTTCAAGGATTGACCCCTGCTCCAGATTAATGTCCGGTAGCAGCGAGAGTGAGATTAGCACTAAATGCCTGCTATGAATGGAGTTCAGCGGGGAGTACGGAAATAGCAAAGGAATAAAAATAGCTGGATATTTATTCCACTGGATTAAGATgtctcttttttcattttttttaacagtggatattgtttgtttttaaatatttaGAATGAATTGTCATTGTCCTTGATGAGAAAGCTTATAGTACACTTTGTTGGACAGCAAAGTGCACATCAATTATTCCATTCACACATTCTTGACCGGCAATTGAGGAAATAACGTCAGTCTTGATTGAACTTTGACCCCACGTTCTCTCTTCTACAGTGTGACCCTGTCCCTGGAGGCCAAGCTCCAGCTGTTACACAGCTACATGACTGTCACCTGGCTGCCCCTGCCTTGTGAGGTACAGGTGACATTCTCAAAACCCTTGTTTGCAGAACAGTATTTGTCTCTCTTATTGGGCACAGCTTGTTCCTCGCAAACCTGTCAACGCAGTTTAAAGTCAAGTCAGTGAATGTCTGCTCTGCTATCACATTCTTGGTCTTCTAAAAACACTTTAACCAAATAACACAATTTATCCAGTTATTATTAGTAGCCGGGGAACAGGGCTTTTGTGTATACTAAGAAGTGACACCAAGATATGATAGCCTCGTAGGTTCTAAAAGACCAGCATGCTGTTGCAAGTTACAGCGGATGTAAACATTACCTGTTCAGAAATATTGACTTAAGATAAGCTACTCTTCACCTATGGCTTCCTAACCCTGTTTTTCAGTTAGGCAGTTGGTCCATAGGTCCCTTTTTTATCAGTTCAGTTCCGGCTGTGAAAACAAACCGCCCCATGTTGCATAGGCTGTTAAACGACGTCATTCCAACACAGTTTCAATGGTCCTCTTGTGTATCAAAATCAAATTATTATGAGTTAGAAAAGATAACAAGTCCATGGTAATTTCTCAGTAAACCTCAAGTGAGCGAAAGCAATAAAGGAAGCCGTGTATTTCCTCAAAGTAATTTTCTTCGTCAAAGCCCTCgtcaataaaaaaacattactgTGGTGTTAACCTAATTTAGGTTCCTAGTGTTTACAATTATGGGCCTTAGCAAAGAGGATCATTATATAACTGCTTATTGTAGGAGATGGTAAAGATTTATTCCATCATTCCTTGTAGGTCACTCCCATTTCACAATATAGCATAGCCTTTCAAACCCCTCGTCTTTTCCCGGCTTAAATGAATCACCTAGCCcggtggttcccaaccctggtctttgggaccccctgtcctgcacgttttgagatgtttccctgctccaacacacctgattcaaatgaagggtcgttaacaggcttatggagagctggataacgacccattcatttgaatcaggtgtgttggagcagggaaacatctcaaacgtgcaggacagggggtccccgaggaccagggttgggaaccactgacctAGCCTACTCAACGCTCCCGTACACTTCCTCAACCgatctgtgtctctgtcccccAAGCAGGCACCCCTGGCGCAGCCCGAGTCGCCGACTGCCTCTGCAGGGGAAGACGCCCGCACCCCCCCTGACTCCGGAGAGTCAGACAAGGAGTCGGTGAGCAGCAGCTCCAACGGCAACGGGGACACGACCACGGCGGGGGCGGCGAGCGGCGCCGGGAGCTCGGCCAAGAACAGCTCCTCCTCGTCCAGCTCGTCCAGCAACAGCTCGGCAGGGACCCTGACCGGCGGCAAGGACAAGAGCaagaaggagaaggacaaggagaaggaCAAGAAGAGGGCCGACTCGGTGGCCAATAAACTGGGCAGCTTTGGCAAGAACCTAGGCAACAAGCTGAAGAGGAACGTGGGCGGGCTGATGACGGGGAAGAACGCGGGGGCGGGCGGGGCCAAGccggaggggggcggggagaagaagaagggctCGCTGAGGGGGCGGAAGGGAAGCAAAGACGGCTCGCCGTCGGCCCAGGCCTCCGAGGACTCTGGGAAGGGTTCGCCCTCGTCTGGCAGCGAGCGTCTGAACGGGACGGGcggcagcagctgcagcagcagcggGAGCAGCGAGAGCGACCCGTACAAGTACAGCGCCGACGTCAAGGCCAGCCTGGTCATCCTGCGCGCCGCCATGCAGGGCGAGAGGAAGTTCATCTTCGCCGGGCAGCTTACCACCAGCAACCGGCAGCCCTTCCAGGAGGAGATGATCCAGCGGTACCTGGCGGACGCCGAGGAGCGCTTCCGCGCCGAACAGGAGCAGCAGCGGAGAGACACGGAGCGCAAGGGCGTGCCCAACGGCCTCCCGCAGCCCAAGAAGGAGGGCGTCGGCGAACTGAGCTACCGGCCGTACGAGGCCAAGGAGGAGCCGTCCGAGAGCTCGCCGGCCACCTTCAACCAGCTCAAGTCGTCCTCCTTCAACCCCTCCATGTACTCGGGCGTGGTCCCTATCCCTCGGCCCTCGTTCATGGAGCAGGCGCCCGGCCAGGCCCCCCTCACGCAGCACCTCCACATGCACGGCTACATGGAGACGCGGCGGCAGCTAGCCGGTGGCTCTCCAGCCTCGTCCTACCCCGGCCTTCCCTCCTACGCCACCCTCCCTCGCCACTGCCCCCTGGCGCAGGGGCCGCCCCACCCCCACTACAACCCCCCGCCGGCCCCGGCCTCCCTCAGCCCGTCACGCCTCAACTCGTCCTCCTTCGCCCCCTCGTACCCTCCGGAACTCGACCCCCCGGACTACCCCACCTCGGAGCCCACGGCCGCCGGATACAGCAACGGCTTCCGGGAAGTGCGCCCCAGCCTGGACGGTCGCGGGCCTCCCCCGGTCAGGCACTACTCCCTGGGCAGCGCCGGCGGGCTGGCTAGCTTGCAGTCCAGCCGTTGCCGGACACCCAGCTGCACCTACTACGGACACCCCGAGACGGGCAACTACTGCTCATACTGCTACCGCGAGGagctgaagaggagggagaccGATCTAGCCATCCACAGGTTCTGAGGCAGAACTGGGCTTCTGCGCACCGCAAGGCGCTCGGGATTGGTCGACCTCTTAACGAACCATACAGAGCACGGCTCTACCTTACCCCCTTTTTTTTGAAGGGTCTCGCTTCCTGTCGGGAAGGCGACATTGGAGCGCAACGGATGGGCTCGGCCACAACTAGAGAGActgggatgggtggatggaAGTGGGAACCGTTTCGCCTGCTGAGGCGATGGGACTAACTGCACTTCGGTTACATTTTTGCTGTGGCTCTTATGCAGGCGctgggtttgtgtgcgtgcgtgtttgtgaacAGCAGGCTCTCCACCGCTTTGTTCCCCTATTCGCCTTGCAACTGTCTCCTCCTGCTGGAGAGAATGTAAATGGCAGGCAATACACATgttctgacaaaaaaaaaaaaaaacacactaacGCAGACACGGAAATACACTTAAGCAAGCACAACCCAAAACTGCTTGAATATCTCCGGTTGTTAGTGGAAAATTCCTATTTTTGCTCTCTTTTACTTTTATTGCTGTTTTAACATTTGAAGGCCCCTTCACGCCATCAGATCTTAGCCATCCGATATTGCTGTTATCAGGCACTCATGGCATGTGTTCCCTGGGAAACAACGGGGAGGTACGTTCATAAGATGATGCACTCAAGGAATGACGTCATTACGCATCCATATAATGCAAGCTGAATCTGTTATTGTAAGTATGTCAAAGTTCTGTGGGCTGCTATGGTGCTACTGTTCCAGAGTACAAGAGACGGAACTCAACCAATCCTGCTCTTGTAATTTgctgtccattttggatgttcTGGTTGGGTAGACTTGATGGCGTGCCGATAACATTTCGCTGTCATAAATCGATTATAAACTTTGGTTTAGTCTCCTGGTACCGTAAAATAAAACTAACCTGGTGGCATGCTCTGGTCAGTATTGTTTGAAACTTAACTCGTAGTATTCGCTATGGTTGTTGGAATTTTACTGTTCCTCACTTGTCTTCCTCATTTTATAGTCTCGCAGAGTAGTTATTTCAATTTGGGATTCTCAAAACCCCATTTCAAGAACACACTCTCATACTGTAACAGTTATCCTGAAATCGTTATTTATTAAAAATACTAACTCCTCGAGTCTTTGGCTAATAAGGTTTGAGGGACCCGAACTCTCGTGTATCATATTTATTGGAAGGTTAATGCTACAGGTAGTACTTTGTGAAGAGCTAAGAttgcacccctcctcccccttcagcTTATGAAAAAATATTCACCACATCAAGAACtagaaaaatacatttatagTATGGATGGTCACACCCAGGTCCAAGAGAAGTCCCAGTACCAAGGGGATCATGACTGGCCCTATGCTTGACCTCTCTTTTGCACAAATTCAAGCACTTTCCTAATGTCCAGCGACATTGTGTTACCGTATTTGAAGGTATCTGACTGTTACGTTGTCCTTAGGTCTCGTCAGAACTCTAGACACTGCCTCATCTACCTGCCAGAGCGCAGATGGGCAGAGGCGCTTTTTTGACTACTTCTGTCCGATGGGGTATAGCTACATACCAGTGTCTAACTCGATTTCCTAGTTGCCTTTTCAATCTCTGTCCTTGTGGCATTACAATCTTGTTTTGTAAATTTTACAAGAAGACGTCAAGTATACAGTACTTGTTTTTGCTGCAGTTTTTTGCCCCTCTTCCATTAAACTCTACATTTTGTTGCACAGTCATGCATTGTGCGTTGTAATGGCATGTTGTTGTTGCCATTATGGACAGAGAAGCTCAaggtgactaaaactagacatATTCTTTAAAGAAGAGACGTAACGCATTGATATGCTGTGAGGGATGTAGACGAGTTGAACTAATATTCCTGTTCATTAGCACTAAGCACATGAAAGAGTTTATCATTTGGCTGTTTGGCATGAGCTAATTTAACAATATATTACTAAAGTCACGAGAAGAAAAAAGTTTAAGTGAACAAAACTATAGAGGTAAATATCCTTCCCTTCCTGACTGTATTTTCTGAGTTAACTGAGAGCGGTCATTTCACTTAAAGCACAAGAGAATTTCTGTATGCAATTCACTGCCTTGCCCGATAGATGGCACccttttatttgtctttattgcaGGACATGTATTGCCCTACTTAACCAAAATAAATTGAGGTAGATTTATCAATTGTTAAGACAACAATAGATACTAATTTCTGAACTAATTAGTCTTTCTATGTTTAGCCATGGAGATGAGGGATTTTTGCTGTACATTTTGAGGTAACATTCTCTTGAGGTACATCAAGCAAACTATTTAAAACAAAGTATCTGACCAACCCTTGTAGGGTAACTGTCTGTAAGAAGGAATGCACACTGAAATATAACCAACCATTCCCCTTAATGACCTTATGCTAAAACCCAAACAAtgctctgtggtgtgtgtgcgtgcgcgtgtgtgcttgagtgtgttgGTGCGCTCATGTTTTAAGAAACCTTTTTGCAAAATGGCATAGCAGCTCCAATAAGGAACAAGTAACAGTCGTTTCCTGTAGAATGGCGATGGCTGACACTTGTGAACACGCTCAGTCCTCCCCTTTGTATGTACCAgcaccacactcacacatcaacAGAATGCTATGGCTAATAAGAAACACCTTGAACATTGAGCTTGAAGAGACTGCAACATGTTTTGTATTTAATGAGAGGACAATGAGAGGTTGTATAAATATGTTTCAAGTTATTTTTGTAAACCCAatgttttacagtgttttttaagACGGGAATGTCGGCTATATTGATAGGCACTACAAAAAGATTGGACGAGATGCTCTCAACGGAGTTTGGGGTGCAGTCAGTATTGATCTGAGACGTTTAAGCCTGTCAGGTTATCCCAAGCAAGCCTGTTAAAATCGAAGGTTTCTCGTCAGCAAACTACTTTCCTCATTGCTGACCTGAAGTTATGATTTgagaatatatatttatagaaAGATTTTCAGAAGTTTCATTTTGGAATGTTTAGTTGATCATTTTTAGGATGTTCTTTCGTACGTGACTCATTGTCTAGCAGACCGGCTTTtaattgtttgtattttttacgTTTTGTTTACTTTTTTCCTTTCAGATCGCCACCAATTTGAGCTATGCTAAGACTAATACAAGACTTGATTGCTGGTGTATGCAACCTATGCTCTTGCTCCAACCTTTCCCTTGGGAATCGGTATGCCTGGGAATTTGTTACAAAAAGcccagtatttttttttacatttctctcATTTCGATGGACAGATTTGTCATCATCAACAATATTTACATGGGATACTTAAGTTGCATGGGACTGGAACTGTTGCATGTAAATGGAAAATCAATTTCAACAAATTTGTGCATTACTTTTGAGCTGATTTCAGGCTGTCCTGGTTTTcggatctttgtgtgtgtgtgtgtgtgtgtgtgttgggagagcAGAGCCCAGGCTGTGTGACCGTGCAATCTGGATGGAAAGAACATCTGATTTTACGTTATTTTTTTTGCACCGTTTGAATAAATGTATTTCAACAACGCTATTGCTATCTCTTTCTTTGGAAAGATTTGATTTTCATGTTGTGTATGTCTCTTCATTTCAAGGATACATGTAAAATAATCAATCGCCTTTACTTGGT comes from Hypomesus transpacificus isolate Combined female chromosome 2, fHypTra1, whole genome shotgun sequence and encodes:
- the otud7b gene encoding OTU domain-containing protein 7B isoform X1; translation: MTLDMDAVLSDFVRSTGAEPGLARDLLEGKNWDLTAALSDFEQLRQVHAGNLSYSFAEERLYPTPTEKEMARVGRPLLHRQDEVVQGETSATEKRLSRGISHASSTIVSLARSHVSSTGGVGSSSEPLLDTPLCTFQLPDLTVYRDDFRGFIERDLIEQSMMVALEHAGRLNWWTRVGPNCQGLLPLATSGDGNCLLHAASLGMWGFHDRDLMLRKSLYALMDHGQERESLRRRWRWQQTQQNKESGLVYTEEEWQKEWNELLKLASSEPRIHYSTNGTNGAESSSEEPVYESLEEFHVFVLAHVLRRPIVVVADTMLRDSGGEAFAPIPFGGIYLPLEVPAAKCHRSPLVLAYDQAHFSALVSMEQKESTKEQVVIPLTDSEHKMLPVHFAVDPGKDWEWGKDDTDNVMLASVTLSLEAKLQLLHSYMTVTWLPLPCEQAPLAQPESPTASAGEDARTPPDSGESDKESVSSSSNGNGDTTTAGAASGAGSSAKNSSSSSSSSSNSSAGTLTGGKDKSKKEKDKEKDKKRADSVANKLGSFGKNLGNKLKRNVGGLMTGKNAGAGGAKPEGGGEKKKGSLRGRKGSKDGSPSAQASEDSGKGSPSSGSERLNGTGGSSCSSSGSSESDPYKYSADVKASLVILRAAMQGERKFIFAGQLTTSNRQPFQEEMIQRYLADAEERFRAEQEQQRRDTERKGVPNGLPQPKKEGVGELSYRPYEAKEEPSESSPATFNQLKSSSFNPSMYSGVVPIPRPSFMEQAPGQAPLTQHLHMHGYMETRRQLAGGSPASSYPGLPSYATLPRHCPLAQGPPHPHYNPPPAPASLSPSRLNSSSFAPSYPPELDPPDYPTSEPTAAGYSNGFREVRPSLDGRGPPPVRHYSLGSAGGLASLQSSRCRTPSCTYYGHPETGNYCSYCYREELKRRETDLAIHRF
- the otud7b gene encoding OTU domain-containing protein 7B isoform X2, with amino-acid sequence MTLDMDAVLSDFVRSTGAEPGLARDLLEGKNWDLTAALSDFEQLRQVHAGNLSYSFAEERLYPTPTEKEMARVGRPLLHRQDEVVQGETSATEKRLSRGISHASSTIVSLARSHVSSTGGVGSSSEPLLDTPLCTFQLPDLTVYRDDFRGFIERDLIEQSMMVALEHAGRLNWWTRVGPNCQGLLPLATSGDGNCLLHAASLGMWGFHDRDLMLRKSLYALMDHGQERESLRRRWRWQQTQQNKESGLVYTEEEWQKEWNELLKLASSEPRIHYSTNGTNGAESSSEEPVYESLEEFHVFVLAHVLRRPIVVVADTMLRDSGGEAFAPIPFGGIYLPLEVPAAKCHRSPLVLAYDQAHFSALVSMEQKESTKEQVVIPLTDSEHKMLPVHFAVDPGKDWEWGKDDTDNVMLASVTLSLEAKLQLLHSYMTVTWLPLPCEAPLAQPESPTASAGEDARTPPDSGESDKESVSSSSNGNGDTTTAGAASGAGSSAKNSSSSSSSSSNSSAGTLTGGKDKSKKEKDKEKDKKRADSVANKLGSFGKNLGNKLKRNVGGLMTGKNAGAGGAKPEGGGEKKKGSLRGRKGSKDGSPSAQASEDSGKGSPSSGSERLNGTGGSSCSSSGSSESDPYKYSADVKASLVILRAAMQGERKFIFAGQLTTSNRQPFQEEMIQRYLADAEERFRAEQEQQRRDTERKGVPNGLPQPKKEGVGELSYRPYEAKEEPSESSPATFNQLKSSSFNPSMYSGVVPIPRPSFMEQAPGQAPLTQHLHMHGYMETRRQLAGGSPASSYPGLPSYATLPRHCPLAQGPPHPHYNPPPAPASLSPSRLNSSSFAPSYPPELDPPDYPTSEPTAAGYSNGFREVRPSLDGRGPPPVRHYSLGSAGGLASLQSSRCRTPSCTYYGHPETGNYCSYCYREELKRRETDLAIHRF
- the otud7b gene encoding OTU domain-containing protein 7B isoform X3; translation: MTLDMDAVLSDFVRSTGAEPGLARDLLEGKNWDLTAALSDFEQLRQVHAGNLSYSFAEERLYPTPTEKEMARVGRPLLHRQDEVVQATEKRLSRGISHASSTIVSLARSHVSSTGGVGSSSEPLLDTPLCTFQLPDLTVYRDDFRGFIERDLIEQSMMVALEHAGRLNWWTRVGPNCQGLLPLATSGDGNCLLHAASLGMWGFHDRDLMLRKSLYALMDHGQERESLRRRWRWQQTQQNKESGLVYTEEEWQKEWNELLKLASSEPRIHYSTNGTNGAESSSEEPVYESLEEFHVFVLAHVLRRPIVVVADTMLRDSGGEAFAPIPFGGIYLPLEVPAAKCHRSPLVLAYDQAHFSALVSMEQKESTKEQVVIPLTDSEHKMLPVHFAVDPGKDWEWGKDDTDNVMLASVTLSLEAKLQLLHSYMTVTWLPLPCEQAPLAQPESPTASAGEDARTPPDSGESDKESVSSSSNGNGDTTTAGAASGAGSSAKNSSSSSSSSSNSSAGTLTGGKDKSKKEKDKEKDKKRADSVANKLGSFGKNLGNKLKRNVGGLMTGKNAGAGGAKPEGGGEKKKGSLRGRKGSKDGSPSAQASEDSGKGSPSSGSERLNGTGGSSCSSSGSSESDPYKYSADVKASLVILRAAMQGERKFIFAGQLTTSNRQPFQEEMIQRYLADAEERFRAEQEQQRRDTERKGVPNGLPQPKKEGVGELSYRPYEAKEEPSESSPATFNQLKSSSFNPSMYSGVVPIPRPSFMEQAPGQAPLTQHLHMHGYMETRRQLAGGSPASSYPGLPSYATLPRHCPLAQGPPHPHYNPPPAPASLSPSRLNSSSFAPSYPPELDPPDYPTSEPTAAGYSNGFREVRPSLDGRGPPPVRHYSLGSAGGLASLQSSRCRTPSCTYYGHPETGNYCSYCYREELKRRETDLAIHRF